Proteins from one Synechococcales cyanobacterium CNB genomic window:
- the groL gene encoding chaperonin GroEL, with translation MAAKQIAFNTDARERILRGVQKLAHAVKVTLGPSGRVVVLEKSFGAPTVTKDGVTVAKEITLEDPYENLGAQMVKEVASKCSKDAGDGTTTATIYAEAVYAEGLKNITAGANPNEIKRGIDQAVAAITDELRRMSKKVDSSKEIAQVGTCAANQDEQIGKIIAEAMDKVGKDGVITVEEGKSLETEVELVEGMQFDKGYLSPHFVTNPAAMECVLDKPYILIHEKKISSAKDMLPLLGKIADSGASLLIIAEDVDSEALATLVVNKIRGVLKVCAVKAPGFGDRRKAMLEDIAVLTGGTAIMEELGLDLEKIELSQLGRAKKVTIDKDNTTIVEGAGSQDAIKGRIEQIRHQIDATTSDYDREKLEERLAKLAGGVAQINVGAATEVEMKEKKARVEDALHACRAAVEEGILPGGGVAVLRARKALDKLRKSATGDTRVGIDIVHRAVAAPVKQIATNCGLDGSVIASKVEEAAETNFGFNALTHEFGDLVKMGVIVPTKVERIALQNAASVAALLLTTEAAIVELKEKKEKVPAGGGDDFDY, from the coding sequence ATGGCCGCCAAGCAGATCGCCTTCAACACCGACGCCCGCGAGCGCATCCTCCGCGGCGTCCAGAAGCTCGCCCACGCCGTCAAGGTCACCCTCGGACCTTCCGGCCGCGTCGTCGTGCTCGAGAAATCCTTCGGCGCCCCCACCGTCACCAAGGACGGCGTCACCGTGGCCAAGGAGATCACCCTCGAAGACCCCTACGAGAACCTCGGCGCGCAGATGGTCAAGGAGGTCGCCAGCAAGTGCTCGAAGGACGCCGGAGACGGCACGACCACCGCCACCATCTACGCCGAGGCCGTCTACGCCGAGGGCCTGAAGAACATCACCGCCGGCGCGAACCCCAACGAGATCAAGCGCGGCATCGACCAGGCCGTCGCCGCCATCACCGACGAGCTGCGCAGGATGTCCAAGAAGGTTGACTCCTCGAAGGAAATCGCCCAGGTCGGCACCTGCGCCGCCAACCAGGACGAGCAGATCGGCAAGATCATCGCCGAGGCCATGGACAAGGTCGGCAAGGACGGCGTCATCACGGTCGAGGAGGGCAAGTCCCTCGAGACCGAGGTCGAGCTCGTCGAGGGCATGCAGTTCGACAAGGGCTACCTCAGCCCCCACTTCGTCACCAACCCCGCCGCCATGGAGTGCGTCCTCGACAAGCCCTACATCCTCATCCACGAGAAGAAGATCTCCTCCGCCAAGGACATGCTCCCGCTGCTCGGCAAGATCGCCGACTCCGGCGCATCGCTGCTCATCATCGCCGAGGACGTCGATTCCGAGGCCCTCGCCACGCTCGTCGTCAACAAGATCCGCGGCGTGCTGAAGGTCTGCGCCGTCAAGGCCCCGGGCTTCGGCGACCGCCGCAAGGCCATGCTCGAGGACATCGCCGTCCTCACCGGCGGCACCGCCATCATGGAGGAACTCGGCCTCGACCTCGAGAAGATCGAGCTGTCCCAGCTCGGCCGCGCCAAGAAGGTCACCATCGACAAGGACAACACCACCATCGTCGAGGGCGCGGGCAGCCAGGACGCCATCAAGGGGCGCATCGAGCAGATCCGCCACCAGATCGACGCCACCACCTCCGACTACGACCGCGAGAAGCTCGAGGAGCGCCTCGCCAAGCTCGCCGGCGGCGTCGCGCAGATCAACGTCGGCGCGGCCACCGAGGTCGAGATGAAGGAGAAGAAGGCCCGCGTCGAGGACGCGCTCCACGCCTGCCGCGCGGCCGTCGAAGAGGGCATCCTCCCCGGCGGCGGCGTCGCCGTGCTCCGGGCGCGCAAGGCCCTCGACAAGCTCCGCAAGTCCGCCACCGGCGACACCCGCGTCGGCATCGACATCGTCCACCGCGCCGTCGCCGCGCCGGTCAAGCAGATCGCGACCAACTGCGGCCTCGACGGCTCCGTCATCGCCTCGAAGGTCGAGGAGGCCGCCGAGACCAACTTCGGCTTCAACGCCCTCACCCACGAGTTCGGCGACCTCGTCAAGATGGGCGTCATCGTCCCGACCAAGGTCGAGCGCATCGCCCTCCAGAACGCCGCCAGCGTCGCGGCGCTCCTCCTCACCACCGAGGCCGCCATCGTCGAACTCAAGGAGAAGAAGGAGAAGGTGCCCGCCGGCGGCGGTGATGACTTCGACTACTGA